The following are from one region of the Paenibacillus bovis genome:
- a CDS encoding MFS transporter, whose protein sequence is MSSKPATAKQLPQQGGLLSQPKAVWAVAFACVISFMGLGLVDPILPAIASQLNATPSQVSLLFTSYNLVTGLAMLITGVVSSRIGVKWTLLSGVVLIIIFSALGGYSNTIGQIVGFRGGWGLGNALFIATALSAIVGLSTSGTAKAIILYEAALGLGISVGPLLGGELGSISWRGPFFGVSVLMLIGFIFIMVMLPKIPKPKTRSTLADPFRALKFPALKTLAIVAFLYNFGFFTLMAYSPYVMGLDEHGLGYVFFGWGILLAITSVFVAPKLQARFNLAGSMGVMLTLFALDLVFMGLGAATGSPTLVIIGVIVAGIFLGINNTLITTAVMESAPVERSVASAAYSFVRFLGGAVSPFLAGKLAEWYNSATPFYFGGAMVLVAVIVLAVRRRHLAGIDVSHGH, encoded by the coding sequence ATGAGTAGTAAACCAGCGACTGCAAAGCAGCTGCCACAGCAGGGCGGATTGTTATCCCAGCCCAAAGCCGTATGGGCCGTTGCTTTTGCCTGTGTTATTTCATTTATGGGTCTGGGCTTGGTTGACCCTATTCTACCGGCGATTGCGAGTCAATTGAACGCAACGCCAAGTCAGGTATCTCTGCTATTTACCAGCTATAATCTGGTAACCGGTCTGGCAATGCTGATTACCGGTGTCGTATCCAGCCGTATCGGTGTCAAATGGACATTGCTCAGCGGTGTTGTACTGATTATTATTTTCTCGGCACTTGGTGGTTATTCCAATACGATCGGCCAAATCGTCGGATTCCGCGGTGGTTGGGGACTTGGTAACGCGCTGTTCATCGCCACTGCATTGTCCGCTATCGTCGGATTGTCCACTTCCGGTACAGCCAAAGCGATTATTTTGTATGAAGCTGCACTCGGTCTTGGTATCTCTGTCGGCCCACTGCTCGGCGGCGAGCTGGGTTCGATCTCCTGGAGAGGTCCTTTCTTCGGTGTTAGTGTACTGATGCTGATCGGTTTTATCTTTATTATGGTGATGCTGCCCAAGATTCCAAAACCAAAAACACGCAGCACCCTGGCGGACCCGTTCCGCGCACTGAAATTCCCGGCACTGAAAACGCTGGCGATTGTTGCTTTTCTGTATAACTTTGGTTTCTTTACCCTGATGGCGTATTCTCCTTATGTAATGGGATTGGATGAGCATGGTCTCGGTTATGTATTCTTTGGCTGGGGAATTCTGCTGGCGATCACTTCCGTATTTGTGGCACCGAAGCTGCAGGCGCGCTTTAACCTGGCAGGTTCAATGGGCGTAATGCTTACCCTGTTCGCACTGGATCTGGTATTTATGGGTCTAGGTGCAGCGACAGGTTCACCGACACTGGTCATTATTGGTGTTATCGTAGCCGGTATTTTCCTTGGTATCAACAATACGCTGATTACTACAGCGGTCATGGAATCGGCTCCGGTCGAACGTTCGGTTGCTTCGGCAGCGTACAGCTTTGTTCGTTTCCTCGGTGGTGCGGTATCGCCGTTCCTGGCTGGTAAACTGGCAGAATGGTACAACTCGGCAACTCCGTTCTACTTTGGCGGTGCGATGGTGCTGGTAGCGGTTATCGTGCTGGCGGTACGTCGTCGTCATCTGGCGGGAATTGATGTGTCGCACGGGCATTGA
- a CDS encoding universal stress protein gives MSEVQGSSAYERILVAVDGSEHAQRALEHAVQLVKSLKADSRLTVLHVNPVMMVAEPPLGVDVDERLDEEGHAVTEPYRTYLNTTGVQYEVRYHTGDPATVICDAANDEKMDLVIMGTSGKSAVSELFLGSVSHKVIQHAECPVMTVK, from the coding sequence ATGTCAGAAGTACAGGGAAGTTCAGCGTATGAGCGTATACTGGTAGCGGTAGATGGTTCGGAGCATGCGCAGCGCGCATTGGAGCATGCGGTGCAGCTGGTGAAATCTTTGAAAGCAGACAGTCGTCTGACGGTGCTGCATGTCAATCCGGTTATGATGGTGGCAGAGCCGCCGCTGGGAGTGGATGTGGATGAACGTCTGGATGAAGAAGGACATGCGGTAACCGAGCCGTATCGTACGTATTTGAATACGACAGGTGTACAGTATGAAGTTCGTTATCATACCGGTGATCCGGCGACTGTGATCTGTGATGCTGCCAATGATGAAAAGATGGATCTGGTCATTATGGGGACAAGTGGCAAAAGCGCAGTTTCCGAATTGTTCCTTGGCAGTGTGAGTCATAAGGTCATCCAGCATGCGGAATGTCCGGTTATGACAGTAAAATAA